In the Clostridium sp. 'White wine YQ' genome, TTAATTTTAGATTTAATCGTGATGTAAAATTAGCTTTATTTGAAAATAGAGTTGAAAATGAGTTATTCTATAATATTTATAGAGATGAATATTTTAAATAAAAATAAATTGAAATCAGTTTGTCATAATAATGACATATTTAATATTTATAATATAAACATAATAAGTTTTCTTTTTTACGAATCTCCTTTTTAAAGGCACTCACAATTGTGGGTGCTTTTTTATTTTATAGGAATTGCAGCGACTATTTTTTATTTTGGAAAAATTATGAGTTTTAAGGTAAGATAGAAATATATTTAAAATTAATATTGACTCTCCAGTGTGGAGGATAGTTTATACTTACTTTAAGATAATTAATCCTGTATTGGTTATCTATATAGAAGAGGTGAATAAATGTACAAGATAGGCGAATTTTCTAAAATAACAAGTTTAACAGTAAAAACACTTAGATATTATGATGAAAAAAATATCTTAAAACCATCCTATAGGAATGAAGAAAATGACTACAGATTTTATAGTGAAGAGGATTTTAAGAAAGCTGAGCTTATAATACTTCTTCGCAAATTTGAATTTTCAATTTCAGAAATAAATGATTTGCTAATAAATTACGAAACAGCTTCTGATCTCCCATATTTTCTTGAAGAAAAAAAGAAAATGATAGAGAAAAGAATTGAAGAAGAAAAAAGCCTATTAAAAAAGATTGACCTCTATGTTAAACCTAATAATAGGGAGGTATTTATGAACTATATTATAGAAAAAAAGGATATTGAACCAATCATAATTGCATCTATTAGATATAAGGGGAAATATAAAGATGTTGGGAAATATATAGGAAAACTATATAAGATAGTTAAGAGTAATGTAAATGGTGCTCCATTTAACTGTTATTACGATGATGAGTATAAAGAAGAAGCTGATATTGAGCTATGCCTTCCAACTTCTAAATTAGTTAGTAATAATGAGATAAGTTCAAGACAATTGCCTAAGATAAAAGCTTTATGTACAACACATATTGGCG is a window encoding:
- a CDS encoding MerR family transcriptional regulator; protein product: MYKIGEFSKITSLTVKTLRYYDEKNILKPSYRNEENDYRFYSEEDFKKAELIILLRKFEFSISEINDLLINYETASDLPYFLEEKKKMIEKRIEEEKSLLKKIDLYVKPNNREVFMNYIIEKKDIEPIIIASIRYKGKYKDVGKYIGKLYKIVKSNVNGAPFNCYYDDEYKEEADIELCLPTSKLVSNNEISSRQLPKIKALCTTHIGDYENLNMAYKALLDFAKENKLKCLTPSREIYVKGPGMIFKGNPNKYITEIIIPIEEEE